The Lytechinus pictus isolate F3 Inbred chromosome 8, Lp3.0, whole genome shotgun sequence nucleotide sequence tattgcgcacatatccaccttgttaggtgctcaaggcgctcctatattacccggctaagctaggcgttcatagcgcacacagctttgtaaggaattacttcctaccggtacccatttacctcacctgggttgagtgcagcacattgtggatcagtttcttgctgaaggaaattacgccatggctgggattcgaacccacgaccttctgtttcaaagtccgaagactaatccactgggccacaacgctccatgtCTGAATATTCATAATTGAGGGGTGTTGAATTGATGATAAGACATATTTATTGTAGAAATAATAGCACATCGGAGCAGGGGAATTTATCTAAAATAGAGGCTTTGATCTCTCTAAAAACCACCATGTTTTATATTGTTACTTATTATTTAGCTTTTATCTATTTCATCAACCAACTTTTTCAGTTTTATCAtctaaaatataaattcattcaattatgtttttggaattttaatgaaataaatattgagaAATCAATAGTTTTGTGATGTCAGCAATATACGAGTCTGGATATAAatgatcaaaattgaaatatgtaaaTTGATATTATGAAATGTGTTAATTAAATATGAATGCAACTATTATAAATCATAAAGGACTGACTAAATATCTAAATATTTATGGTGCAGATAAAAGAACGAGGTGACGCGAGAAAGGGAGATCGATACAGCGGAGGAACTGAAacgagagaggaagagagagggagagagatagcaAAATGAACGGAATGAGAAGTGGGAGTGgcatataataataatccgcttttataaagcgcttaatacatcggaacgacgtgtctgtAGGCGTTTttacagatatatagatatggAGAGCGAGCGGGGTATAGAGAAAAAAACAtacagaaagagaaaaaagggagggggagagatgaggaggggggagggtgaATCGTTTAAGAATACACAAGGGTAGCGCAGGGATATTATGATAGGGGCGTatgaatttctctttaatacaGTTCTTATTACTCATCACGCCCTTTTTGGCTCATTACTtatcttccctttcttttttttctccctctttctctcgtTATTCTTCTTGCTTTTACTGCTTGACAACTCAAAGATGCAAACAGACACGAGGGGATTTCTCCCCCTTCATTCCCTTCCCATCTTGGAGCTTTCCAGCAGTCTAATCACCGTCCCCATCCGTTTTGCCCTGCCCTCTCTCTCGGAATATAACTTGCACCAGAATTTCAATTTTGCTATCAGTCAGCACCTTAAACAGCAAATCAGTCCCACAAAATACATTTATAGATTTCCACACGAAGTCTTTCTTTATTGCTAGATCCAAACAAAAATTAGTAGGTGACTCGcgaatcttcttttttttaataaaaaaaaaacacaaaaccaGATCAGAACTGCTAAAAATAAAGTAAGTTGGCTATGCCACTATCAAAACAAAAGCTATCAAATAGATGAACGAATGATTTAAAGTAATATATATGGAGTGAATTTATGGAATAAATTAGTTATGGATGGAGCGGAATAATAAagtcatgtaggcctatatttatgcGGAGGAATATCCAATCGTAACAGTGCATGCCATCTAATTAATCAATGCAATTAGAGGCATAAATTATTGAATTTGCATCACTGCTCAACAACAATGATTAGTTATTTGTAAACGAAAAGTATATGTATTTAATTTTTACTCCTCATGTGATATTTAAAATCACATGAATACAGGTAACGCACAAGAAAACATATACATCAATCTTaaactatttcaattttgaGAGAAGGTAAAGTAATTATCATTAGCACGTGATATTGTACATTCTTTATCATATATATTCACGAGGAAGGACATATTTTACCAGCTTTCACAATTATTACGTGTTTACACGCTGCCCGGCTTGCGGGTTTGACCCGCGAGTGGAGACAGCGTGCAAACGCGGTAATTGGAAAATATTCTCTTCTTTTGCTGTAAAAAGTATTTTTCTGTGAAATgtctaaaaaaatcaataaacaataCACATGCATAATCCAAGAATATAATTGATGAAAAGATCGAAATGTTTTCCCAGCTGTTTCTCCGATTAGTTTAATGTCTGGATGTATGCACTTTGAAATTCTTAAATTAATGCTTAAATTTGAAGAGTATGTATATGTATACTGTTTATTTATAATGTCATTCAATTATGTAAATTTCGATCCACATTTATGTCTCTAACTTTGGCAACTTTTTTGAGGACAATCAAAAATTCACTCTCTTTGCCATATTCCAACGGTCCCCAATCTTTCCATTCTCTTAACCTTAACGAACGGGTCGACGTATACCTccataaaaaggaaaataattaaaaacaaatcatagAAACTACAGCTCACAGcagatcaaatcaaatcaaatcatgaacagCTAATCAGACGTACAGGTTCAGCAAAAATAAATCTAAGCAACATTTTAGATAATTCATAGAACAATCATAATTTACAAATGCAACCaaattatatacataatatGCATTTAAACCAAATATCTTACAATCGttaaatcatatatatattttttcttgaacaCAAGGGAAATTTAAAACTCTGAAATGTCAGATATTTTCCAACGGAATTTCCTATAATTTTTTTAGCAAATAGGAGCATGTTTTACACAGATTTTCAGAGGGACTTGTGCTGCAGGttgataatgaatgtttatgaaatAATATCAATTAAAGTCACGCtttactctttgtgaaacacatcTCAGATTATAAtgttgaaagacaaaatatataATGGAAATTGTAGTTTAAAtctatatctttttttatatattttcattattattttttatcggAAATTGTTAATAATTTAAATTTTAGTTACGTTCGTTATTAAGGCTATGTTGGTTAacgttatcatgattattattctgTCATCATCACCGTTTCCTcactattatcattagtatcaCCATCAGcatttccattcacatttttatctAAAAAACATAGAAGTATAAGTTTcattatgactttttttttcttctattgtaTGTCCAAGATCACGTAAAATAATAactaaaaatgaaggaaatgtgTTAATTGATGGGAGAAAAATCCTTGCTCCATAGTACAAGGAggtgggagagaaaaaaaaattcctccGAGCCATAGGAAATGATTCTGAATATGCTAACGACAAGTAAGCAAACCACATACTTTTTTCGAAGTATCATATCTTTGGTAAAGTATTGTTCACACCTATGCTTGCATTGACAAAGAAAACAATCGTGCACACATTGCAGCAAATATATGGACATGTATTCACCCAAATCCGGTACTCATTATAAGAGGGAATAGTTTCAATATAAGATTAGGCTAGGCAGAACATAATTTTCATGGAGACAAACGCAGTCATAGTATGATTTGAATTCTTAATCTAAAGGTATTTTTCGTTTGAGGTTAGGAAAGATACCAGCGGGAAGTTTACTGAATCATGCAAAATTGAAGAGAACAGAATTAATGGACAATGGGAAAATTCGTTGTTTTGTTCTTGGCCGTTTGTTCTGTTAATCAGTCAACAatattgtagaaaaaaataaaatatacagcTGCGAATTGTTACTGTAATATCGAGCGCAGTTAACAAATTAAACTTTGGTATGCGCAATAAGGTGTGTCTTATCACAAAGCGGAGAAAGGTTCATTTTGTAATATGTGACAGACATAATTGTTTATATTACCTGCAcaatttaaataaacaaaatacaaagcaaaaaaataaggaaaagaaatCGTATTTTTAAGAATTGTGACATTGCTTGCCCTTTTAAAAAAGAGTCAAATGACTTTACTCCGTGCAATTCGTTATCGGCTTATCATATTTAAACAGATGatatagaaaaaatgaaaagtatgaaaGTGTCATTATAGTAGCGCGATCAATCTAGTAATTACAATTTCTAGCATTAACATGTTAACTCATAAGTTTGTAATTGGACACAAGGAACGTTATACACACTTAGCAttatatttgcatatttaatgtcAGAAATACATTAAAGTCGGGGACTCGTTGCACTCTGCTTACGTTCTTTGAAACATAAACCCCATTATGAGATTATGAAATAGTTTATTCATTTGAGAAGAATGCAATTGGAAAAAAGACTTGTGTAATAATCTAAAATGTGAAAACAGAGATATTTCTATTAATTATCGATGACTGACTGCAAGCTTAAAACTTAAGCGCATGTAATCTGTAAACTTCAGTAAAAAAAGTTTCGTTTGTTTACACACCAACCTTTATCGAATACAAATGTGATAATCGGCTCATCATTGTACACCCAAACATATTCTCGTTCTGgagatacatatatacatataattccTAATTCTATTGAGAGATTACTCTTTGATAtcatacatatttacaaaatatataaaatacaaaatgggaTTTGACATTCAATGGTAATTAATCTAACACATAATAAATTTTCTTTCACTTATAAAAAATCTGGAAGTATCTTTTCTTTCTAATGCGACGCCGTAAAATACCACAGCTACttacaatattttttccttGTTCACTCTTGCCCCTTTTGGTtgcatctctctctttctctctcctcctctCTTCCTCCTTCactctctatttttcttctctctttctccttcccaaACTCTCTCATTTCCgtatctctctttctcctccctcTCTGTATATCTATCAAAATTATTCTATCGTTAGATTGTTTTCCTAACATTGCACAATTGATATTTCGGTCAAATTATATAGCATGTTGTGCAGATGGAATTTGTTAATATGcgagaaaataaaatacacattGTTTTTAAAAGGAAAGGGAGATTGTGTTTTGTAGTATCTTTAAGaagcaaagaaaacaaaataacagaATATTGGAATACAAACTTAGAGAAATGAAAGGTATAATAAAGTATGCGAAATAGTTCTGCAATTAATTATTATCTTTACTGCATTATAAATTCGTTTTCACCTCTTTgaaatctatataaaaaaaattgcaatgtgTCTTTCTTGACACTTAAATAGGAAGAcgaaatatttcattaatttggtTTAGAAATTAGTTTTGATTAAGACATGGATATAGTGGAAACTGAATGTAGTAAAATTTGACATGTTTTCTGGTCTTTCATCACTTAATCTTTCGTATATTTAAATTTGTAGATTATGCTGTGGTTATTGTTAACTCCGTTTGAGAGGCATAAGTTAAACTTGTTTAAAGAATTGAGGGAAAATCGTTCAATTAGATTATCCTCGTTCATGATTTAcctttgaatatttatttcattgcatgcTGATGCCCtttttataatattataattctcaaaacaatgaatataaaaaGATTTTCATCATAAACATGACAACCACAAAAATATAGATTTGTCCATAACTTTATGTTTGAGAGACTATAGTACAACCGAAACCGGACCCTTTATAAAATCCGACTACCATGAAATAAGCAATTGTTCGACAGTCAACCGTCTTGATCAATGAAACCGGATCCAAACCGTCATTGCAAATAGATTGGTCGGTCTGGAATCGGTTTCGCAAGTGTAAAACATTAATCGTGGAGTAAATACTAgtatataaatcaattttgtagttgaaaattagaatattatgAAATCCCACCCATGGATAGGTATAGACGTAGGCATTCTTCATATTCACTAACGACACAAACTCGGCTTAAGATCACGTGATGTATTCAACACGTGATGCGAGTTTTTCAAATTCCATTCTGTGATTGGTCCTCTCCAGCCAAAACCTCCATTCGTATTCCTTCCGGTGCACGCAAAGGAAACGAAGGATAATGCGTTGCGCATGTCCTGCCCACAGTGTAAGCGCTTGATTAAATATGTCTAGTCGCGCTTCAACAGCGTGGACAAAATGATTCAATGTGACTCATGTACGTACGTACTGATAATTATTGTTGCAGATTTATACTCCATGGATCGCCAGCCTGTTGTAACGTTGTATGGTACCCTTGTGGCAAATACGagtattagaaacaaataagAAAACATGTACCATACGCATAAAGAATGACTTCCGTTTGTTAGCAATACGTTGACGAAAGGACGGAGTCATCCTTTCTCCTTGAATCATCTGTTCGTTCTAGCCATATAACTTCATTGGTGTCTGTAGATAACCGGCCACTCACAGAAGGGGTAGACGAGGCAGACTGAAGATTGTGGCCAGACACAGAGCGATGTGCTGTAGAGACACGACCAGACGCGGAGCTTGGGCGAGGCGAACGCGTCGTCGGTCGCTTGTCTGATCGCGGAGATCGCGATTGCCGTTGTAATGTTTGCGTTTCCGCGAACGGCGTGCTTGGTTGTTCGCACTTCTTTACACGTGGCATAGTGTTAGAGGAATACATGGATTGTTGATGAGGCATTGAATGGGAATTTGATTCCGGTAGCAGGACTGGAACATCCACCGGTTGATCACCAGGAAACTGCTGGCTTAAGAGTCTATCGACATCGTGTAAATTGTTGGAAGTACCATTGTTTCCTGTTATAACAGATGCCATAGTGGCAGGGACACGGTTCGACACACTAGGAATTTGCTCATTGGTATTGGTGGACGGCATGATATTATGAAGTAAAGATTGGGCATCCTGTTGCATTGTCTGTGCAATCACCGCCATTTCTTTCTGCTTTTGTTCTTTCAATAACACATCAATTATCTCATTCCTTTTTGCATCAAAACTTTTTTCGATGTTATCAAGCTGCAAGTATAGTTCATCTATCCTCTTATGCACTGCTTTATCACACACTAGTTTGTTCGCATCCACAATGTGCACCGCTGGTGGTGCAATTTGTCCTGTCGATGAACTAGTTGGGGCGCCCTCTGGCGTTCCTCTTATTCCCAACCCTGTTGATATACGCCCTCTCTGTCTTGTCTCAGTCAGCTGTGGCTCTGATATCGCCATGTGCTGAGTTTCTCTAAGAGGACTATGTGGAATGGGATCAAGTTTTTTGGGAGAGCGGGGGCTGCTGGTGTGTTTGGGGATCATGGGGGCATCTTCACCTTCGTCttcctcctcatcctcatcaGCGTTTAATCTATTCATCTCTATGTCGACCGTTGTACGTTTGGAAGAATCTGTAAATGTAAGGcagaggagaaaaataaagagtTAAAGACATCCCTTTGGGCATAGCCGCGGAATTCCCGCCTCTTTGATGTTTTAGATATCAGTTACCAACAGTTCAAATACAGTTTGGTCTAAAGGATTCCCTCACAACCCCATCTGAACCCCACAGGCCTAGCGCTTAATAGAGTGGGGTTGAACATTGTTAATACAGTTTACTTCATTGTCCATTATGTACAATCAAGCGTAAACTTAACCGGTAATAAATTGTCACGTTTTGTCTTATAGGTCCGTGGTCTCTGTTCACACTCCTTCTTTTCAAAGTTCGATAGCCCTGAATTACGTTCATTTTGTATGTCCCTTTGTAGATTTGAATGGTTGTTTATAGTGTAATGGCTAATAAGGATAACACGTCTTCgagatttctttattttggaacCCTTTCCGGATCTGGtgccattttttctttctttttataataACGAACATTGACACATTGCCAGTATAATATGGCAATGTTTCGATGTTCTTTattgttaaaagaaaaaaaaaattaccagatTTCGTGAAAAGCGTTTTATGAAAAGACTTGTTAGATGTTCATTTTGACAAACTCAATTTTATACGACAGTTGCCATCGTACATAACTTTTCATCCAATCAACATAAAGGAAAGTtctcagatctgacaactttccttgatttggATTGGATGACGACTTGATGACgaaaaaagataatgaaatgCCTCGGTCACAATTGGTCGATAGGGTCGGTTTGCTTGGCAGCTACAATGAAAGCGGCAGGCccccataacacaaagattagccaTTATAATCGCAAAATGAAATAGCGTTTCAACATTATATTTCCATGCACATGAATAGGAACCGATCAAAATCTTCTTTCAAATTGGCGAATAATTGTTCACCTTTGTTTCACAGGTCCCAAAGTTCAAGTCATTGTCCAGGAAAGTGGGGTTCAACacccccccttccaaaaaaaaaccattgggggtgctgcatgtattaTTCTTCAAAGGCAGCACCCCAGGTACTCTGGAAGttgtgtaaaaaatgaaattgtaaccaaaatgaccttcatttcattttgcaaTGAAACCCTTTCTTTTACCTCCATTTTGTATCAAAAACCTGTTCTTATTCCTTAGTACCAATGTGACATCCATTTTGgagtaaaacctttttttttttttttttttttgctttccgaatttacatcagcacccccagtaaactAAATCGTTCCAAGGGTAGAGGTTTTCATGAAACGGACCCTTTTCCGGTatgctcaccttgtgattgtgACCTTGATTTCTCGCTCCGCTTTCTGAATCGTCTCCTAGTACTGGGTGATGTAGAACGATAGATAGTTTGGAGATTCTCTGAACTTTGCATAGGTGTAATGGTTAATCTAGTATTGCTGACTGTCAGGTTGTTTCTAGAATTTGAAGTTTTCTTTTGCGGTGTCTTGTCAGCCTCAACGTCTTTCTCAGGAATCGCAGAAGGCCTTCTTTCAGAAGTATCATACTGATATCATAAACAATAAAACCAATAGGAGATTAAGGTCTTGAAATATATATCTTGTCATATATTTCTGTACGGTTGTAATATGCCAACTGTATCCATTGTAAAATAACATCTGGAGCTGCTTTTAGAATATTTCacgcaaaaaaagaaaacaaaacaaggcTGGCTAAGGAAACTTGCTTGCCCGTCATAAACGTTGGCAgctaaaaagaacaaaaacaaaacaatatctGTATCTGATTCAATAAACCCCTtcaaagattctttttattggAGGTATCTCTTTACACGATGCGAGATATTTTATAGATAtcgtttttgttttcttcactaGGGCCGGAAAAGGGACAGGTAGATTCGGTTGCTAGTTTCAAGTAGACGGGTAGATGGAAAGACAACGAAACCTGGATCCATAATTAGGTCTTCTTTACGCTCAAcgaacacatacatgtagtagtgGTTAAAACTAAAGCCTGTAGTAGCATTGCATGCCCACACTGCAGTGAACTTACATCTCTCATATCCATGGTGATTTCAACCCTCTCAGCAAAATGATCTTTGAAGTCTGGATATGACCTGATGACATCCATCAGATCTTCTCTTGTCAATGTCACCAGGTCACAGTAGGTCAACGCCCTCACAGTGCCTTTTGACCTCCCCACATCCTGGCACGTACAGAAATTTTCACCTACAACATCATTCTTTCCTGCAT carries:
- the LOC129266474 gene encoding potassium voltage-gated channel unc-103-like, whose protein sequence is MRRKRNVSTDKSEVLRLTSDEINHKKLRVRQLHKFTILHYSPFKAVWDWFILLLVVYTAIFTPYSAAFLLKNDENKAKLNKDADTRDGDSLSTSYTQPLVFIDMVVDVMFIVDIFINFRTTFLDDSLGEVVSNPAKIAKHYLKGWFVIDVLAAIPFDLLLFSVAADEKTTSAMSLLKTARLLRLLRVARRLDQYSQFAPAVVCLLMCAFTLVSHWMACIWYAIGEQQRPEIQYGWLDMLAQDLFTPYTNASTGGPSLKDKYVSSLYFTLTTLTTVGFGNIAPSTDAEKLFAICMMLIGSLMFACIFGNMTAIIERLYAGISRYQQQLNLVKEFVKFHNVPNPLQSRLKEYFKHAWVYMNGNDFHEVAEVMADFPDFLQADISLHLNRNLLKESNAFRGVNHGCLRALSMKFKTTHTAPGDILIHKGDSLNVMYFISRGSLEILQGNLVLAILGKNDVVGENFCTCQDVGRSKGTVRALTYCDLVTLTREDLMDVIRSYPDFKDHFAERVEITMDMRDYDTSERRPSAIPEKDVEADKTPQKKTSNSRNNLTVSNTRLTITPMQSSENLQTIYRSTSPSTRRRFRKRSEKSRSQSQDSSKRTTVDIEMNRLNADEDEEEDEGEDAPMIPKHTSSPRSPKKLDPIPHSPLRETQHMAISEPQLTETRQRGRISTGLGIRGTPEGAPTSSSTGQIAPPAVHIVDANKLVCDKAVHKRIDELYLQLDNIEKSFDAKRNEIIDVLLKEQKQKEMAVIAQTMQQDAQSLLHNIMPSTNTNEQIPSVSNRVPATMASVITGNNGTSNNLHDVDRLLSQQFPGDQPVDVPVLLPESNSHSMPHQQSMYSSNTMPRVKKCEQPSTPFAETQTLQRQSRSPRSDKRPTTRSPRPSSASGRVSTAHRSVSGHNLQSASSTPSVSGRLSTDTNEVIWLERTDDSRRKDDSVLSSTYC